A section of the Falco biarmicus isolate bFalBia1 chromosome 3, bFalBia1.pri, whole genome shotgun sequence genome encodes:
- the SDHB gene encoding succinate dehydrogenase [ubiquinone] iron-sulfur subunit, mitochondrial produces MAAAVVGVSLKRGVPARLLRAGPRPMCRGVQTAAAAAPRMKKFAIYRWDPDKPGDKPRMQTYEVDLNKCGPMVLDALIKIKNELDSTLTFRRSCREGICGSCAMNIAGGNTLACIKRIDTDLTKTTKIYPLPHMYVVKDLVPDLSNFYAQYKSIEPYLKKKDESKQGKEQYLQSIEDRQKLDGLYECILCACCSTSCPSYWWNGDKYLGPAVLMQAYRWMIDSRDDYTEERLAQLQDPFSLYRCHTIMNCTRTCPKGLNPGKAIAEIKKMMATYKEKATAA; encoded by the exons ATGGCGGCGGCCGTAGTGGGAGTCTCCTTGAAGCGCGGCGTCCCCGCGCGGCTCCTGCGGGCCGGCCCGCGGCCG ATGTGTCGGGGAGTGCAGACAGCAGCTGCGGCAGCGCCCCGTATGAAGAAGTTTGCCATTTACAGATGGGATCCCGATAAGCCTGGGGACAAGCCCCGCATGCAGACATATGAAGTGGATTTGAATAA ATGCGGACCTATGGTGCTCGATGCTctgatcaaaataaaaaatgagttGGACTCCACTCTGACTTTCCGCAGATCATGTAGAGAAG GCATCTGTGGCTCTTGTGCTATGAACATTGCTGGCGGAAACACACTGGCCTGTATCAAAAGAATTGACACCGATCTCACCAAGACCACTAAAATCTACCCTCTCCCCCACATGTATGTGGTGAAGGACCTTGTCCCG GACTTGAGCAACTTCTATGCACAGTACAAATCCATTGAGCCTTACCTGAAGAAGAAGGATGAGTCAAAACAGGGCAAGGAGCAGTACCTGCAGTCCATAGAAGACCGTCAGAAACTG GACGGACTCTACGAGTGCATCctgtgtgcctgctgcagcaccagctgtcCCAGTTACTGGTGGAACGGGGACAAGTACTTGGGTCCTGCAGTACTGATGCAG GCCTATCGCTGGATGATTGACTCCAGAGATGACTACACAGAGGAACGCCTGGCACAGCTTCAAGACCCATTTTCTCTTTACCGTTGTCACACTATCATGAATTGCACAAGGACTTGCCCTAAG